In Citrus sinensis cultivar Valencia sweet orange chromosome 3, DVS_A1.0, whole genome shotgun sequence, the sequence AGTTCGTCGCTGCTTATGTGACAATCTTTCTCATTTGCTCAGAGTTTCTAGGGTTTAgtgaaaatttcaagtttatgatgTATATGACCTTTGTAGATATTTTTGTTggtggttttttctttttttcctttaattttttaatctaagtAAGCAGCATACCTAGCAATGTATCCTAATCCTCTAGAATGAAAGCAACGACGAGTTCATTGACAATATTTTACAAGAGAAATCTTCATAGAGAATagaattttaactttttaatgtCTGTTTTTGTTCTCGCAGAAAATGAATGGAACTATGGGAATGACTGATTAATTTGCTGCACTACTCCGTATAACAGTAGGTGTTATGTAATAGGAActgaatgaaataatttaccCTCTATGGAGTCTTTCAATTTCATCTAGAAAATAGTTTTCGgattttgaattcttttcGCTTTCTCTGGGAAGAAACTTGTTTATGAATGGAGCTAATGCATATAAGCACATTActtttgagaagaaaaaaggCCTTAGTTATTAAGGTGTAAAGTTCTGTATGCTAATTGACCATTGTTTTCACATTTTTATCAGACGCGACATCAGGTTAATTGGAGATTTAAGAATTTTCAGGTTCTAAATATTTGTGAATTTAGTCTTCAGTGATTTGTGTTTGTTGTCTTGTGCATTAATTTGGCGGCAATGTTTTCAACTGATTGCCCAGTTGATTTATTTGCAAAGCTCAGTCAAGTTCTGTTACAAGTTTTTTGGTGtcttaaatgatatatttgcATTGATACCTAGTGGAGGAATATGGTTGAAACAAACCATTAGTGTCATATTGTATTCTGCAGTTTCATGGTCTACGCGTACAAGGTCTTCGTGTGGGAAACACAGAGATTCCAAATGACAAGAGACTTGAAACCTCTCTACAGCATGTTTATGGAATTGGGCGCTCAAGGGCTCACCAAATTCTCTGTGACCTAAACATTGGGAACAAACTCACCAAGGAACTAACTGGAGTGGAACTCAATTCTCTTCGTGAGGAAGTTTCCAGATACTTGACTGGAGAAGATTTGGTAGCTTTCTCTTCCACTTGTCTATGTTATATCTTCAGATTCTTCTTTTCATATTCAAACTTGCTTTTGCCATGTTTCAGAGGCGAT encodes:
- the LOC102606874 gene encoding small ribosomal subunit protein S13, mitochondrial isoform X2 → MSYCILQFHGLRVQGLRVGNTEIPNDKRLETSLQHVYGIGRSRAHQILCDLNIGNKLTKELTGVELNSLREEVSRYLTGEDLRRCIKNDVERLVDIQCYRGIRHSQGLPCRGQRTSTNARTRKGKRVAIPGKKKPTR
- the LOC102606874 gene encoding small ribosomal subunit protein S13, mitochondrial isoform X1; its protein translation is MISLRNSVGMLSNVSRQLIQTISFHGLRVQGLRVGNTEIPNDKRLETSLQHVYGIGRSRAHQILCDLNIGNKLTKELTGVELNSLREEVSRYLTGEDLRRCIKNDVERLVDIQCYRGIRHSQGLPCRGQRTSTNARTRKGKRVAIPGKKKPTR